A single Aspergillus chevalieri M1 DNA, chromosome 3, nearly complete sequence DNA region contains:
- a CDS encoding glycoside hydrolase family 92 protein (CAZy:GH92;~COG:G;~EggNog:ENOG410PM7C;~InterPro:IPR041371,IPR014718,IPR012939,IPR008928, IPR005887;~PFAM:PF17678,PF07971;~SECRETED:SignalP(1-24);~go_function: GO:0030246 - carbohydrate binding [Evidence IEA];~go_process: GO:0005975 - carbohydrate metabolic process [Evidence IEA]) — MATRSLFSCISVGIAGFLAAGANGEDTLDYDVLEYINPLIGSTGGGNVFAGASMPYGMAKAVADTDSPTNQGGFAYDGSNITGFSGLHDSGTGGSPSLGNFPLFPYVKCDGDDINGCVYPKKDRKTGYDPNSVTASPGYFGLTMNSGIMVDMTASHHTSLFRFRFPNESDASSPLILLDLTDLSDSRQDNGTISVDPSTGRMMGHARFLPSFGSGSYVPYFCADFQSEAGLRDNGIFVNSRASTEVKKLNISRSINGYPLPGGAFVRFNYTSDQTIQARVGTSFISSEQACKNAEAEVPDFNFPGTHSVALGMWTEKMAPIRVSRKGVNSSLLTNFYSGIYRTMINPQDYTGENPLWNSTEPYFDSFYCLWDSFRSQLPFLTILDPKSVARMIRSLIDTQKNLGWLPDCRMSLCKGYTQGGSNADIVLADAYIKNLTDGIDWSAGYAAVKKDAEEEPFDWSAEGRGGLDSWKSLHYIPVEDFDYVGFGPMTRSVSRTLEYAYNDFAIAQIARGLGEIGDAEVYEERAGYWTNLFREDQASVVGGEDTGFRGFFQPRYLNGSWGYQDPITCSSIDTSGRACSLQNNAAETFEDSIWEYQFFVPHQMQTLISHLGGPTPFTTRLDYLHNNRITYIGNEPSFLTVFQYHYAGRPAKSTLRAHTYIPSSFSPTPNGLPGNDDSGAMGSFVAMAMMGLFPNPGQDVYLISAPFFEEVSITSPLTGKTARVKTVGFDAGYERVFVQEAFLDGERYGRNWVGHDFFTQGRELVLVLGESESGWGTGEGDVPPSLG; from the exons ATGGCCACTCGTTCACTTTTTTCGTGCATTTCTGTAGGCATCGCTGGGTTTCTGGCAGCTGGTGCTAATGGTGAAGATACTTTGGATTATGATGTGTTGGAATATATAAACCCGCTTATTGGAAGCACTGGAGGAG GTAATGTCTTCGCCGGCGCGTCAATGCCTTACGGCATGGCCAAAGCCGTTGCCGACACAGACTCCCCGACCAACCAGGGAGGATTTGCATACGATGGCAGCAACATCACCGGCTTCTCGGGCTTACATGATTCAGGCACTGGAGGATCCCCATCGCTCGGAAACTTCCCTCTATTCCCATACGTGAAGTGTGACGGTGACGACATCAATGGCTGCGTCTATCCCAAAAAAGACCGCAAGACCGGCTATGATCCAAATTCCGTGACTGCAAGTCCTGGATATTTTGGATTAACGATGAACTCGGGGATTATGGTAGACATGACAGCTTCTCACCATACATCCCTGTTCCGCTTCCGCTTCCCGAATGAGAGTGATGCATCGAGTCCGTTGATCTTGCTAGATTTGACAGATTTGTCGGATAGCAGACAGGATAACGGGACTATATCTGTTGATCCATCTACAGGCCGCATGATGGGCCATGCGCGATTTCTGCCAAGTTTTGGGAGTGGTTCTTATGTTCCTTACTTCTGCGCGGATTTTCAAAGCGAGGCAGGGTTACGGGATAATGGAATTTTCGTCAATTCACGCGCTAGCACGGaggtcaagaagctgaatatCTCTCGCAGCATAAATGGATATCCTCTTCCG GGCGGCGCTTTCGTCAGATTCAACTACACATCCGACCAAACAATCCAAGCCCGCGTCGGAACCAGTTTCATCAGCAGCGAGCAAGCATGCAAAAATGCTGAGGCTGAGGTCCCGGATTTCAACTTCCCCGGAACACATTCAGTCGCTTTGGGCATGTGGACGGAGAAGATGGCTCCCATTAGGGTATCGAGGAAGGGAGTCAATTCGTCTCTTTTGACTAATTTTTACAGTGGTATTTACCGTACCATGATTAATCCGCAGGATTATACTGGTGAGAATCCGCTGTGGAATAGTACGGAGCCATATTTTGACTCGTTCTATTG TCTGTGGGACTCATTCCGCTCTCAACTACCCTTTTTGACAATCCTCGATCCCAAATCCGTAGCTCGCATGATACGCTCCTTAATCGACACCCAAAAAAATCTGGGCTGGCTCCCAGACTGCCGCATGTCCCTTTGCAAAG GCTACACCCAAGGCGGTTCCAACGCCGACATCGTCCTCGCAGACGCCTACATCAAAAACCTAACCGACGGTATCGACTGGTCCGCCGGCTACGCTGCCGTCAAAAAAGACGCCGAAGAAGAGCCCTTCGACTGGTCCGCCGAAGGCCGCGGCGGGCTCGACAGCTGGAAATCCCTACACTACATCCCCGTCGAGGACTTTGACTATGTCGGCTTCGGGCCGATGACGAGGAGTGTTTCGAGGACGTTGGAGTATGCGTATAACGATTTTGCCATTGCGCAGATTGCGCGCGGGCTGGGGGAGATTGGGGATGCGGAGGTATACGAGGAGAGGGCTGGGTATTGGACGAATTTGTTCCGGGAGGATCAGGCGTCGGTTGTTGGGGGTGAGGATACAGGGTTCCGGGGTTTTTTCCAACCTAGGTATTTGAATGGGTCCTGGGGATATCAG GATCCCATCACCTGTTCAAGCATCGACACCAGCGGCCGCGCATGCTCCCTCCAAAACAACGCCGCAGAGACCTTCGAAGACAGTATCTGGGAATACCAATTCTTCGTCCCCCACCAAATGCAAACCCTAATAAGCCACCTTGGCGGCCCAACCCCCTTTACAACCCGCCTCGACTACCTCCACAACAACCGCATCACCTACATCGGCAACGAACCCTCCTTCCTAACAGTCTTCCAATACCACTACGCCGGCCGCCCTGCAAAATCAACCCTCCGCGCACACACATACATCCCCTCATCATTCTCTCCCACACCAAACGGCCTACCCGGTAATGATGACAGCGGCGCAATGGGCTCGTTTGTcgcgatggcgatgatgggCCTTTTTCCGAATCCGGGACAGGATGTTTATTTGATTTCTGCGCCGTTTTTCGAGGAAGTAAGTATTACTTCTCCGCTGACGGGGAAGACAGCGAGGGTGAAAACGGTGGGCTTTGATGCGGGGTATGAGAGGGTGTTCGTGCAGGAGGCGTTTTTGGACGGGGAGCGGTATGGCAGGAATTGGGTGGGGCATGACTTTTTCACGCAGGGGCGGGAGTTGGTGCTTGTTCTGGGGGAGAGTGAGAGTGGGTGGGGGACTGGAGAGGGGGATGTGCCGCCTTCGTTGGGGTAG
- the GCV1 gene encoding glycine decarboxylase subunit T (BUSCO:EOG09263J6Z;~COG:E;~EggNog:ENOG410PFBY;~InterPro:IPR006222,IPR006223,IPR029043,IPR013977, IPR028896,IPR027266;~PFAM:PF08669,PF01571;~go_function: GO:0004047 - aminomethyltransferase activity [Evidence IEA];~go_function: GO:0005515 - protein binding [Evidence IEA];~go_process: GO:0006546 - glycine catabolic process [Evidence IEA]) yields MSTLQPLRRGISLLGIRSLTSQSAPVVSNGSRQAFRLRSAATRRPVVSFGPALPQLQVRFASSEAAGKTQLYDLHVARGARMVPFAGFSMPLQYSDLSHLESHNWTREKASLFDVSHMVQHRLSGPGAMDLLMKVTPSSLDKLHANQSTLSCLLEDGTGGIIDDCVITRQGEDSFYFVTNAGRRQEDLAFLQTEIDAYRSTNGADSIKWEIINNALIALQGPLAASVLQPLIHGSGPEADLTTLGFGNSRTLYLTLPDGSRTAEPLLISRTGYTGEDGFEISIPTTTPTLPQQVVDLLLVNPDQVRLAGLAARDSLRLEAGMCLYGSDITTAQTPPAASLGWVVSKDRRDPATGNTNFNGSSVILPQIASPAKTLSQRRVGFTVEKGSPAREGAIIVDLNDESRTQIGVITSGLPSPSLGGTNIAMGYVKQGMNKKGTEVGVLVRNKVRKATVVGMPWVETKFYRP; encoded by the exons ATGTCGACCCTCCAGCCGTTGCGAAGAGGCATCAGCCTTCTGGGTATAAGGTCTCTGACCTCGCAATCCGCTCCTGTCGTCTCCAATGGCTCGCGACAAGCCTTCCGCCTCCGCTCCGCCGCCACTAGACGCCCGGTAGTTAGTTTCGGACCTGCGCTCCCTCAGTTGCAGGTGCGCTTTGCATCATCGGAGGCAGCGGGGAAGACGCAGCTGTATGATTTGCATGTTGCGCGCGGTGCGCGGATGGTTCCTTTTGCGGGGTTCTCGATGCCCTTGCAGTACTCGGATCTGAGCCATCTTGAGAGTCATAACTGGACGAGGGAGAAGGCGAGTTTGTTTGATGTGAGCCATAT GGTTCAGCACCGTCTGAGCGGACCCGGGGCTATGGATCTTTTGATGAAAGTGACTCCCTCGTCGCTTGATAAGCTCCACGCCAACCAGTCTACTCTGTCTTGTCTCTTGGAGGATGGAACTGGTGGTATCATTGATGACTGCGTGATTACCCGCCAGGGCGAAGACAGCTTTTACTTCGTCACCAATGCCGGCCGTCGTCAAGAGGATCTCGCCTTCTTGCAGACGGAGATCGACGCCTACCGCAGCACCAACGGCGCTGACAGCATCAAGTGGGAGATCATCAACAACGCCCTTATTGCTCTCCAGGGGCCCTTGGCTGCTTCCGTGCTCCAGCCCCTTATCCACGGCTCCGGCCCTGAAGCCGACCTGACCACCCTGGGCTTTGGCAACTCCCGCACCCTCTACCTCACCCTCCCCGACGGCTCGCGCACCGCAGAGCCCCTCCTCATCTCCCGCACCGGCTACACCGGCGAGGACGGCTTCGAAATCTCCATCCCAACCACCACCCCCACCCTCCCCCAACAAGTTGTCgacctcctcctcgtcaacCCAGACCAAGTCCGTCTCGCCGGTCTCGCAGCCCGCGACTCCCTCCGTCTCGAAGCCGGAATGTGCCTGTACGGTTCCGACATCACCACCGCACAAACACCTCCCGCCGCCTCGCTCGGCTGGGTCGTCAGCAAAGACCGCCGCGACCCTGCCACCGGCAACACCAACTTCAACGGGTCCTCCGTGATCCTCCCGCAAATCGCATCTCCCGCGAAGACCCTCTCTCAGCGGCGTGTCGGGTTCACCGTGGAGAAGGGCTCTCCTGCGCGCGAGGGCGCGATTATCGTTGATTTGAATGATGAGTCGCGCACGCAGATTGGTGTTATTACGTCTGGGTTGCCGAGTCCGTCGCTGGGTGGGACGAACATTGCGATGGGGTATGTGAAACAGGGGATGAATAAGAAGGGGACGGAGGTTGGTGTGTTGGTTAGGAATAAGGTGCGCAAGGCTACGGTTGTGGGGATGCCGTGGGTTGAGACGAAGTTTTATCGGCCATag